The window gaagcagtaatgcatttcggtttgaagggcgggtccAGCTGTTGTACTGTGAGAACTGAGATCAAAAAACTCatgtctcggggtgggtggcggcatttacgtcgtaggtgtctatgggctccggtaaccccttaacaccaggtaggccgtgagctcgtccacaaatccaggcaataaaaaaaaataccactaTAGTGAATTATACAAGTATACCAGTATACTagcatttactagtggtagatcGTATCGAAAATTCGCACCGATAGGTAGCGCCCACCATTACTACCtacgtaatataataatactacatACTGCTTCACCGAAGCAATCATGTGGTCTGAACAGAACGATGGATTCGCAGTTGCCGAAACTTCGACTTGATGTCTTAAATTGGGAGGTGGCTTTGGAATTTCGAAGTGCTCAAGTGACTACCAACGGACACCAAcggtaccgtaggtttggtgtagtcggtgtggtggagctcgatgtgGTTCAGTCGGTACTTGGTTTTGCGGGACGAGCACCTAGCACGCTTTTTCAACACatagtctcttgcgaggaattGATGGGGTGAAGGACCTTGgctgacataacccggttcggtacccccctcgaccgggtatccgtaaatggattccccagcgctTAGGCCGATGCCAAATTGGCCCAATgaaaaataatctatactaatattataaagctgaagagtttgtttgtttgaacgcgctaatctcaggaactactggtccgatttgaaaaaatatttgtgtcagatagctcatttattgaggaaggctatatacaggctatataacatcacgctaagaccaatccaagcggagcaccaataaagaaatcGGTAAACAtgacatagataaaaaaatatggtcgaattgataacttcctcttttgaagtcggttaaaaagcgtgattttggtaccttaaatagctccatagcattctattattaaaaaatattttcagtttctacgtaaatgaagaggcgggtaaaatttagcgttatgccaaagtaactattccacgcggaccaagtcgcgggcaaaagatAGTGTTACTATAAGATACCTTATGCAGTGATGTCTGGTACATCTCATCGATCAGATTCAAGTCCGCTCCGGCCATCTTGAGGTACTCCAGCTTCCTTGTGGCTCCATTCCTTGATGCTAGAGACAGCATCTCCGAGACCTGCTTGTTGTCTGCACTCGCGAAGTGAGCCCCGCACTTCATCAACAAGCTGATTATAATCGGAGCGTCTTGCTGGACGGCTGTCATTAAGGGACTCTCGCCATTACTGTAATCGCAAACATCATATAATTCTACGTACTTTTGCGCTCACAAATTGTGCAACCATCATTTAATAAGAGATTCTGTTGAAACAATACCCATTAGCGGCAATGttccaaattaaatgtttttccctacatattcgctggtagcctagggggagaatttgcttacactagccctaacaaaagcagtgcatcgcagaatctactaccggacctgaattgcgacccactgagaagatgggGGAATATTGAAGGAGCGTTATTGTCCAAGAATTCATTTGTCATTTTCAGGGAATGACTGGTTCAACAAAAGGCTGCAAGTTTAATTTTAACCGCACCAGTTTTAAATCTCTTAAATTGACACATGAATGCTTAACAGCAGATATAAAAGAAGACTTTGGTGCCAATGTGTTTTCCTGACACTTTCTTTTGCATATCTAAAACCGACGTTTTGTCAATGTTCAATCTTTACTGCTGGCATGGCCAATTTTCCCACCCGGTAGGCTGGACCGTCCTATGCAAAACGATTGAGGTTTCTACCTCCACAGTGACCGTTCATCTTGGGATGTACACGGGCTCTGGCAACCTTAAGACCAgggtcgtaagctcgtctgTTAACTACAGCATTGAGAGTCCATTACAGACATCAGCAAGTGATTGTCGCCGAAGCTAAAGTATCAGTAGAAGGTTTCCTTATCAAATTCTTTAGTCTATCTCGGTGATGATTTTGCACCCACCAATATCTGGCACTATTATATGCCTCGTCTTTTATACAGGAACATAGCGGTATTTGATTTACGAAAATAGTTGATGTCTTTAGGAACTCACCTATTAGTATTATGTTGTTTCGACACAGAAAATAACAAAAGCCCTGCGCTTGCATTTCATAAATTTGTTGGGGAACACATGAACTGATGGGTCTGCGGTACGTAAGCACGTTTAAAAAGGACATTGCAATTactgaattataaattaaagtGTTATTGTATTGTACTATCTTTAAAGcttaccaatttttcaaatgtacATTCGCACCATTTTTGAGAAGATACTCGACAATAGGAGCATATCCTTTTAGTATGGCTTCATGAAGTGGAGTCCTACCTTCTAAGTCCTGGGCATTAACGTCTGCTCCCATTTCTGTACAGTGCAAATGTAAAATTTCATGGCACCAATTTCAAAATAGGCCACACCATGTCTTCGGTTTACTTTAGAGTGGTTAATATGCCACCGACCGTAACGGACTGGCTACAGgtcgtaattgttttttttttttttttatgattgaaagtttactggtggcccgaaggcctttccagtttcaccaggacaggtgggcgagcaaaggctcagccaagaggggtgggatttgttaacaactgcccgagcgcctccgaaggagacctaacaactcaagagcaattgtttcgcgaatgaatctactaccggatcggaatcgcgacccgctgagaagatccggcgagaaactcagcgggctgatgcgtgggttaggttgcacgtcgacctttttgtcgagttcgacgagtacggttaccggggtccctaagcctgcccctagtattagagctgaaggcatctaatgcaaaggttattggatctgatggatccgtaaggacgtgtctagggcgtcgacggtgactggctcctgcatgatcaggattcggggagtagtcagcggcggcaacgataaggcgattatcatgacgcatagccttatcgaagtatcgttccgacgctgacttcatgtatttccgaattgattcaaggcccaggtcgtcgtgtaggtcaacgttcctcacgaaccacggagccctgacagctaacctgcaaaagcgggattgtagggattggagggtgtctatgtgtgtgcgggccgcgtgagcgaacaccacactcgcgtaagtcatgacgggccttatgcaagttttgtaaagtgtcaccttgttccgaagggacattttactccgcttacagatcatggggtagagtctaccgagaataaacgcggcacggtcacggactgattttatatgcgggcggaatgttatcgatgcatccagggtaacgcccaggtacttgacctttctggcccagggtatggattgactaaagagagtaatcgggggtgtgagattcctcctcctaatacgggaggaaatccgtgtggagcttcccctctgaaatagcaccgcagtacttttcgctgggttgatgtctatgcgccattttcggaaccactgtcctagggctagggctgcgctctgaagcttcttcgcgattagggacttatttctactagaatagtaaacagtcgtgtcgtcggcgaataaagctaaatgggtcggcggcgttcggggaatatcgttgacgaataagctaaataggaggggtgagaggacagagccttgcggaactccagctgtgagaggtcgtggggaggagcgggttccctcgactcgatatcgaaaagagcggttcgacaagaagtcccgtatgatgagcacgagactatccggcacgcccatgttgaatagtttgaaaatcaaaccgttgtgccagactttgtcgaacgcttttgcgacatcgaagaagagagctcccgtgtataacggttttggtcgattaagccccacaagaatgtgctccgtgaggcggtgcacctgttgaacgcatgagtgatttgtacggaatccgaattgttcatcgatgagaatgcccttggatgagacgaactctctgaggcgtttgtagagcagacgctcatacagtttgcctagagacatgaggagatCGTAATTGTATTTATCATCTTGCAGGTGACAtaacgatgatgatgaaaactCGTGATTTTATAATGTAACTTAACCACTTCGTTGGTGTAGTCATTGTGTGATCATGTTTAGTATTTGGCATATGTCTGGTCCACGCAgaatcaatcgcgtttgagtggcaaccgcttggcaggagaagatttggtcgccctgtacacacttggcgataCACCGtggagagtgagatgaggactgccaacgtgacctggagtgatgtcgaggagcaagcgcaagacagggtcacagggtcaagtggagacaacttgtgagggccctttGTACCAGcagggtaccctaggactacaatacacacacacaaaacaTGGTCCACGAAGAGAAAAGTCCTTAGGCCCtgtaaatgtggaaaatttcatttcatacgAACCCAAAAGCTTCGTGATGACCCCTTCATCACTTCGCTCGATACCGTATAACAGCAACGAAGATATCACCCGCTCAGTCACCTCCAACAACTTCTTCGGCGATTGGATATTTAAACTTTTCGCTAGAGCTTCTTTGAGAGTTTGATCCTGAGATTCAAATTTAACAATTAACTAATGAGATCACTGTACAACCTTTTGACTAGTAACATTTATGTCACAAAGCAGCTACGGTTCTTTCGTTTGAAGGGTCATGTAGCCGTGATATATTTCAACTAAGACTTCGCCCTCGtgtctgatggtgagtggcggcattccgGTCATAAGGCCAAAAACAAATAGTTAGCACCATTCTTATTGTAGAAATGTTGTGAGGTCAATTTAAATCACTCGTGACGGTACttaataaaacacaataattTTCAGTATTGCTCACCTCGATAGCCATAGAAGAGACATTAGTTAGTTCACCTCTGATATTCTTCATCATCATCTGAAAAAGTAACTTTTTCGTTTTAATAGTTGctgtagggcgtcttgtgagcctacaaagataggtaccaccaccctaccaaTTTCTGCAGGCAAGCATTAATGGGTTCCGGCTTGAAATGTAGAGCATCCATTGTACTACATAACTGAGAGTTAGAtaaagctcatgtctcaaggtgggggttTACGTTATTAATGCCTACAagttccggtagccacttagcaCCAAAAATACCATAGGCTCGTTGATACCAAATGCTTTTTAAGGTTGATGTACACCTTATGCCTTATCGTGAGCGGTCACCGATGCTCACGAGCTTCAGTAATGCCAATTTCATGAGATAGGACCCGAAGATCCAACCAATGGGCTTACAGTTGGAATATCATGGATGAATGTAGTTCATCTCGTACCTTAAAAGAAAGCGGGAGGTAGAGACCCTTTGACATTTTGCATGTAATGTATGTGAACAACGAATACCCACAAGGCGATGAAAAAATGTTTGGAAATTAAGGAACTTATAGGGCGTTTTCACAAATAGCTCGCAATATTGTACAATGACGTCAccgtacaaaattttaattcaagTCATTGAAATTTAtctcaaattatttaaatttataaaataaggtCTTATCGAAATATTtcttaatattatcattaaattttattctaatgCCCATCTagattaatgaaaatattaaatcaccTCGGTTTTCTCTTTATAACTTAGTTCGGTTTTCGTCAGTACATACGATAGCTTAGTCAAAGCCGCTTCCGGGGTCATGTCAAAGCCAGACACAACACCGTATTTCGCCATCAACTGTAATGTAACGATATTAAACTTCTTTAAAAGAAATACGAAATAGATATAGTTTTAAGTGTGTTATATACTAGTTGAAGCCGGTCCGTTTAAGTGGTCAATCTTTAATTCGATCGGTACCAAACTTCACAACCACTAAGACAATCTGAAGATTTCCTGATACAATTTCATTGAAATCGGTCTAGCCTTTTTGgagtttattgaaaacattcatgtaattatttatatttgtaaatatatacgtattattatatgtaaatatatagacGATCATATAAAGTGCTGTAAAGGTTaataatcaaagaaaaaaagatCCCGCGGACTATCACCTCACCAGTTTATCAAAACTGATAACATCACTCACCCGCGTGCCTATGCTTGAAGCAATAAAGACTGCTGAAGACAGAGCAACGTGGTAATGAATTGTGCAACGCATCGTCAAATAACAGGCTTCAAATTAGACACCAGAAATGAAGATACggaacaattttattaaaagaataCATAGTCGGATAACTTCAGACTCTTTGTATTCACTAAAGGCCTTACTCACTTGTCCCGTCTCGTACAAAGCGGCAACAGATCCGGTATTGCACTGCGTGATCACAATCAGGATGACTCCTCTCTTGACGGCTTCAGCCAAAACGTTCAAAACGTCATCGCGATTGATAGGAATATTGCCGGCTCCGTAGCATTCTAGTACCATTCCTGTGTACGAAAATTAATCTGCTACTATCGCTACTATTGCTGGGGCGATTTGTGAGGGAGAAAGCCATTTTGCGAAAATGATACTTCTAATTCACGTGTTAAGGGTTATAGTGCCTTCTTTGGACTTTTATTACCAGACAGAAAATGAGCCATGCTAAGGGCAGATCAATACGAACATGAAAAGAGTTgtcaaaaaagtattttattaaaaaagtaatagttattcagattttaaaatagaacacaaatattaaatttctaTCAGCAATCAAATTGTATAAGTAGTCCGTCAGCTTATGATTTATTAGATGGATAACGTTTATCTCATGGTCGAATGATCAGACCTTAAACTGCGCGTTATCGCAAttggttaaatttaaaatacggAAGTCGAATATCTTCTAAATCTAGTAATAGATCGACGTACTACATTGAAAAGAGACTATATCCCTTTTATGTAATGCCATATTAGTTATAGACTTTGGGCAGAGCATAACAGatgtatctattaaaaaaatacaaagcacGCTTAATATACCAAGCCGaactaaacaatattattattagtattttatcGTAGTCGTCACGATCCTATTCCTATTCCTGTCGAGTTTCGGCTATTAGGGTACTACCAGTTAAtttaattcatcatcatcatcaacagcccacagtcgtccactggacataggcctctgaCCACTACGCCCACTACTCAAACCACTGAGCCCGATgtacggctctcctcatccacttcttgccggccaccgttcggaggtcatcgcaccacctagccagggggcgtcccacattacgtcttccgctgcgcggtctccactcgaggacccgtctgctccagcgatcgtcagtcctacggcatatatggccagcacactgccacttcagcttgctgactcttaattaattagtaaatttaattacgcGATAAAAAAACCATGACAGGTCGATGTAGCAATGTCATGATGGAGCTTACCTTCGATGGGCGGTTGACAGAAAGCCTTAACCACAGCAATGCTGATGCTCGGAAAGATCCTCAGCAAGCCCACGTTCTTGGACATTCTGGCGTGCACGTGAAACTTCTCGATCGTGTTGGGTTTGAATATGGCAGCCTTGTTGACTTCCATCTCAAGGCCGACTTCTACTATGGGCACGCAGTTTGGAGAATCGAAAGCGTGGAGATGAGTCGCTGATACCTTTCGTGTTCTATATCGGAGTGAAGACAGCGGTTACTAATCGACCCATGGGTTGatcaatatttaaatcaatattttctatgtgtatgtgcattactataattctcatgttgtatttgttattttagctgttctacgcacactcatcacttttaataattattattctcagaatcctctcgcaggtctacTGGAAGATATTTCTTaaagtgcctttgtacataattttcctattactctgtactatatcctatatatatttatttgggggttggtgcttcccgcttccgtaggtttaacccgcgattccctacaagtgacccctgggtggtgctaaacgggagccgaaaacataaccggtggtaggacctagtccgactggctggcgaccaccctccaactagagtccgccgccaaatagcctagctgtgttccggcgtgtgggttggagagccagttctatcccttccctttccccttccttgttggggttgagtcttggtgacgcctggaacttgcggagcagacgtgcgtgcgaactcacggggcgtgattgtttgacgggggtatagggagacccagtgaaacggtacccgctgccgcccgccggtcagtaggggggacctgaacccgggtgtctctactaaactccgccccgggaagctgtcccgccaaccggtgtaaaatcctgccgtgcggtcgtcgtgccggagtcggagaccggagtggatcccggccatcgcacgcagagtggactgggggcccttccatgccctgcgtcagtctctcacgcaacccgtggtcgagcacgtactatgttccgcgcttcattcaggtgttgcctcgatctcacctccaacatcctacctctcctaatcctactctccgaaaacttaaacatcatgaagacgacaaaaaaaaaagaaaagggtttcacaggcggtcccccattccacatttaatgtggatttcagcaatgtcaggggcctacatagcaaccttgacgccgtacaccaccaccttgagacggcgcagcctgccctgctttttttaacggagacgcagatatctgctccggatgatacctcataccttgaataccccggctacgtattggagcacaacttcctgcgtaaagccggagtatgcgtattcgtccgggctgatgtctgttgtcgccgtcttcggggcctcgaacaacgggacctgtccctcttgtggctgcgcgtagatcacgggggccgtagccgaatctacgcatgcctgtacaggtcccacagcagtgatgcaggttcagctctgtttgagcatgtgcaagaggggactaaccgcgtgcttgagcagtacccatctgcggaggtggtggttcttggagactttaacgctcaccaccaagagtggttgggatccagaaccactgacctcccgggtcggactgcctacgatttcgccttggcctacggcttctcccagctggtgacacagcccacccgtgtcccagatatcgaggggcacgagccttctttgttggaccttctgctgaccacagatccggccggatacagtgtggtggtcgacgctccgcttggatcgtctgatcactgccttattcgtgctgccgtaccactctctcgtcctgatcgtcgaacgacgaccaggtatcgaagagtttggcggtatatgtcagcagactgggatggattgcgtgaattttacgcatcctacccatgggggcggttctgcttttcctctgctgatcctgacgtctgtgcggaccgtcttaaagacgtggtgctccaggggatggaattgtttattccctcctctgaagtgcccgttgggggtcgcagcagaccctggtataacaatgccagcagggatgctgcacacctcaagcggtccgcatacgtggcatgggataatgccaggagacgtcgggatcctaacatctcaggggaaaggcggaaatataacgccgcttccaggtcctacaagaaggtaattgccaaggcaaagtcggagcacgtcgctagagttggcgagcgattgaagagctatccctccgggagccgtgctttttggtcgctcgccaaagctgcagaaggaaacttctgcaggtctagtctcccaccactgcgcaagtccgatgacaatctggcccacagcgcgaaagagaaggctgaccttctggtcaaactcttcgcctcgaactcgactgtggacgacgggggtgccacaccaccgaacatcccccggtgtgatagctccctgccggaaatctgcttcacacagtgtgcagtcaggcgggagctcagactcctggacgtccataagtcgagtgggccagacggcatccccgcagtggttttgaaaacgtgcgcccctgagctgacacctgcgctaacgcgtttgtatcgcctctcttattgcactaacagggttccgtcttcatggaagaccgcccacgtccaccctatacccaagaagggtgaccggtcggacccatcgagctacaggcctatcgcgataacttccttgctttccaaggtgatggagcgaattataaatacacaactcctgaagtatcttgaagatcgccagctgatcagtgaccgacagtacggtttccgtcacggtcgctcagctggcgatcttcttgtataccttactcccaggtgggctgaagccttggagagcaagggcgaggctcttgctgtgagccttgatatcgcgaaggccttcgacagggtctggcatagggcacttctatcgaagttaccatcttacggaatccccgagggtctctgcaagtggatcgctagctttttgaatgggcggagcatcacggtcgttgtagacggtgactgttctgataccatgaccattaacgctggcgttccacaaggttcggtgctctcccccacgcttttcatcctgtatatcaatgacatgctgtctattgatggcatgcattgctatgcagatgatggcacgggggatgcgcgatatatcggccatcagagtctctctcggagcgtggtgcaagagagacgatcaaaacttgtgtctgaagtggagaactctctggggcgagtctccaaatggggtgaatcgaacttagttcaattcaacccgttgaagacacaggtttgcgcgttcactgcgaagaaggacccctttgtcatggcgccgcaattccaaggagtatccctgcaaccttccgagagtatcgggatacttggggtcgacatttcgagcgatgtccagtttcggagtcatttggaaggcaaagccaagttggcgtccaaaatgctgggagtcctcaacagagcgaagcggtacttcacgcctggacaaagacttttgctttataaagcacaagtccggcctcgcgtggagtactgctcccatctctgggccggggctcccaaataccagcttcttccatttgactccacacagaggagggccgttcggattgtcgataatcccattctctcggatcgtttggagcctctgggtctgcggagggacttcggttccctctgtattttgtaccgtatgttccatggggagtgctctgaggaattgttcgagatgataccagcatctcgtttttaccatcgcaccgcccgccaccggagtagagttcatccatactacctggagccactgcggtcatccacagtgcgtttccagagatcttttttgccacgtaccatccggctatggaatgagctc of the Bombyx mori chromosome 25, ASM3026992v2 genome contains:
- the LOC101739993 gene encoding L-asparaginase 1, whose amino-acid sequence is MSLVNLECSVNGVKKKFSRMESRDSNHRNECNLERNDSVCSKNQLKTLDGNDRRVLVIYTGGTIGMVCNEEGVLAPQKNLFEGLIREFPQLHDPALWEQRTHDPTFDRSFLILPKTNDTSLRIFYKIQEYENLLDSSNMSEEDWIFLAEDIKKYYEQYDGFVVLHGTDTLSYTASALSFMFENLGKGIVITGSQIPIFEPRSDGVDNFVSSLLIAGGLNIPEVTVFFGSKLYRGNRTRKVSATHLHAFDSPNCVPIVEVGLEMEVNKAAIFKPNTIEKFHVHARMSKNVGLLRIFPSISIAVVKAFCQPPIEGMVLECYGAGNIPINRDDVLNVLAEAVKRGVILIVITQCNTGSVAALYETGQLMAKYGVVSGFDMTPEAALTKLSYVLTKTELSYKEKTEMMMKNIRGELTNVSSMAIEDQTLKEALAKSLNIQSPKKLLEVTERVISSLLLYGIERSDEGVITKLLEMGADVNAQDLEGRTPLHEAILKGYAPIVEYLLKNGANVHLKNCNGESPLMTAVQQDAPIIISLLMKCGAHFASADNKQVSEMLSLASRNGATRKLEYLKMAGADLNLIDEMYQTSLHKAVICNYPDTARFLIDNDVVKEAKDILGYTALDYAVKLNRTLFIEMFK